In one window of Nocardia brasiliensis DNA:
- a CDS encoding circularly permuted type 2 ATP-grasp protein, which produces MREAESSSRDGRRASSVAPGVREQVAEQFERYRTGGGQIAPYDECGRPTEGYYDELVDGGGRVRRMWSELSADFVELGTTGLGRLDSRVRRLIEDDGITYTEVTGSGEQAVTTPWRLDPIPLLVSAEDWSRLEAGLVQRSRLLDEVLTDVYGPRRMLTNGLLPPEVVFGYGGYVRAAHGITVPGRHQLFLHACDISRWSDGRFRVTADWAQAPSGAGYALADRRVVSTAIPEAFEHSNPRPLTPFARAMRLMLIESAPEGEADDPVVVVLSPGVHSETAYDQANLASMLGFPLVESADLVVRDGALWMRSLGTLRRVDVVLRRVDAEFSDPLDLRPDSRLGVVGLVEVLRRGAVTVVNTLGSGLLENPALTGFLPRLSRALLGEDLLLESAPSYWGGDDKERAHLTNNLHRLIIRSAEDGSTIIGPALSIRQRADLRARIEATGWQWVGQEPAQFSVAPAVEGYGGLTPAPVGMRLFSMAHRGGYTAMAGGLGQLHQRTVPDRVVIKVAAKDIWVRAAQAPVPAVGTEAPHEERVARRLPIVAAISSPRVLNDLFWMGRYSERAESAARLLMATHERYQDFRYRPWLEGAEAVPVLMAALARATATVAPAAVLSGPAPDDDPQQAPDSDTDAEHGVTQSSSVGSQSQTMRAQPGAMAAAQRGSGQSQSHGAPDATDHVASQADSDKLSGATEVRTARAAAEAGASDSGDPVGMPVRHAVAGASREGHDYLVALTIDRELPGSLAFAVDRYANAARAVRDQLSNDTWMILSAVDRAMAEYRAFGEDRESALSAVHSLTLAGLLSLSGIGAESLVRDSGWYVMDIGKRIERGLALTALMSAALTGTYPEEAERVVTESVLRAAESQVSYRRRHRDSVRIAAVAGLLLFDTSNPRSLAYQLDRLDADLRSLPGASGSSRPQRLLADAQRMLRRVDPDDLEVTDDEGRRTELAELLDGVHLRLRKLAESFETAKLSLPVGFQPLWGSTRVVG; this is translated from the coding sequence ATGCGCGAAGCCGAATCGTCGTCGCGGGACGGGCGGCGGGCGAGCAGCGTCGCGCCCGGCGTGCGCGAGCAGGTGGCCGAGCAATTCGAGCGCTACCGCACCGGCGGCGGGCAGATCGCGCCGTACGACGAATGCGGCAGACCCACCGAGGGCTATTACGACGAGCTGGTCGACGGTGGCGGCCGGGTGCGCCGCATGTGGTCGGAGCTGTCCGCGGACTTCGTCGAGCTCGGTACCACCGGCCTCGGCAGGCTGGACAGCCGGGTGCGCAGGCTGATCGAGGACGACGGCATCACCTACACCGAGGTCACCGGTTCGGGCGAGCAGGCGGTGACCACGCCGTGGCGATTGGATCCGATCCCGCTGCTCGTCTCCGCCGAGGACTGGTCCCGGCTCGAAGCGGGCCTGGTGCAGCGCTCGCGGCTGCTCGACGAGGTGCTCACCGACGTCTACGGCCCGCGCCGGATGCTCACCAACGGCCTGCTGCCGCCCGAGGTGGTCTTCGGCTACGGCGGTTATGTCCGTGCCGCCCATGGCATCACGGTGCCGGGACGGCATCAGCTGTTCCTGCACGCCTGCGACATCAGCCGGTGGAGCGACGGCCGGTTCCGGGTCACCGCCGATTGGGCGCAGGCGCCCTCCGGCGCGGGCTATGCGCTCGCCGATCGCCGCGTGGTGTCGACGGCGATCCCGGAGGCCTTCGAGCATTCCAATCCCCGACCGCTCACCCCGTTCGCCAGGGCGATGCGACTGATGCTGATCGAATCCGCGCCGGAGGGCGAGGCCGACGACCCCGTGGTCGTCGTGCTGAGTCCCGGTGTGCATTCCGAAACCGCTTACGACCAAGCCAATCTCGCGTCCATGCTGGGCTTTCCACTGGTGGAGAGCGCGGATCTGGTGGTGCGCGACGGTGCGCTGTGGATGCGCTCGCTCGGCACATTGCGCCGGGTCGACGTGGTGCTGCGGCGCGTGGACGCCGAGTTCTCCGATCCGCTCGACCTGCGCCCGGACTCGCGGCTGGGCGTGGTGGGCTTGGTCGAGGTATTGCGCAGGGGCGCGGTGACCGTGGTGAACACCCTGGGCAGCGGTCTGCTGGAGAACCCGGCGCTGACCGGCTTCCTGCCGCGGCTGTCCAGGGCGCTGCTCGGGGAGGATCTGCTGCTGGAGAGCGCGCCGAGCTACTGGGGCGGCGACGACAAGGAACGCGCCCATCTGACGAACAACTTGCACCGCTTGATCATTCGCTCCGCCGAGGACGGCTCGACGATCATCGGGCCCGCGCTGTCGATCCGGCAGCGCGCCGACCTGCGCGCGCGGATCGAGGCCACCGGCTGGCAGTGGGTCGGTCAAGAGCCCGCGCAGTTCTCGGTCGCGCCCGCGGTGGAGGGCTACGGCGGACTGACCCCCGCGCCGGTCGGCATGCGGTTGTTCTCGATGGCCCACCGCGGCGGTTACACGGCGATGGCGGGTGGCCTCGGCCAGCTGCATCAGCGCACTGTGCCCGATCGCGTGGTGATCAAGGTTGCCGCGAAGGACATCTGGGTGCGGGCCGCGCAGGCGCCGGTGCCCGCGGTCGGCACCGAGGCCCCGCACGAGGAGCGGGTCGCGCGGCGGCTGCCGATCGTGGCGGCGATCAGCTCGCCGCGCGTGCTCAACGACCTGTTCTGGATGGGGCGTTACAGCGAGCGCGCCGAGTCCGCGGCACGGCTGCTGATGGCCACGCACGAGCGCTACCAGGACTTCCGCTACCGACCCTGGTTGGAGGGTGCGGAGGCGGTGCCGGTCCTGATGGCCGCGCTGGCGCGGGCGACGGCGACCGTCGCGCCTGCAGCGGTGTTGTCCGGCCCGGCACCGGACGACGACCCGCAGCAGGCGCCCGACTCCGATACGGACGCCGAACACGGTGTTACGCAATCGAGTTCGGTGGGTAGCCAGAGTCAGACCATGCGCGCCCAGCCGGGAGCGATGGCGGCCGCGCAGCGCGGCTCCGGGCAGTCGCAGTCCCACGGTGCGCCCGACGCCACGGATCACGTTGCTTCCCAAGCGGATTCCGATAAGCTCAGCGGCGCGACGGAGGTGCGCACGGCGCGGGCGGCGGCCGAGGCGGGGGCTTCGGACTCCGGGGACCCGGTCGGCATGCCGGTGCGGCATGCCGTGGCAGGCGCGTCGCGGGAGGGACACGACTACCTGGTGGCGTTGACCATCGACCGAGAACTGCCCGGCTCGTTGGCCTTTGCCGTCGACCGCTATGCGAACGCCGCGCGGGCCGTGCGCGACCAGCTCTCCAACGATACCTGGATGATCCTCAGTGCGGTGGACCGGGCGATGGCCGAGTACCGCGCCTTCGGCGAGGACCGCGAATCCGCGCTGTCGGCGGTGCATTCGCTCACGCTGGCCGGGCTGCTCTCGCTGTCCGGGATCGGCGCCGAGTCGCTGGTGCGCGACTCCGGTTGGTACGTCATGGATATCGGCAAACGGATCGAGCGCGGACTCGCGCTGACCGCGTTGATGTCGGCGGCGCTGACCGGGACCTATCCGGAGGAGGCCGAGCGGGTGGTCACCGAGTCGGTGCTGCGCGCCGCCGAATCGCAGGTGAGTTACCGACGGCGGCACCGTGATTCGGTCCGCATCGCGGCCGTCGCCGGGCTGCTGCTCTTCGACACCAGCAATCCGCGGTCGCTGGCCTATCAGCTGGACCGGCTCGACGCGGACCTGCGGTCGCTGCCCGGCGCCTCGGGATCGTCGCGGCCGCAGCGGCTGCTCGCCGACGCACAGCGCATGCTGCGCCGGGTCGATCCGGACGATCTGGAGGTCACCGACGACGAGGGCAGGCGCACCGAGCTTGCCGAACTGCTCGACGGCGTGCATCTGCGCCTGCGCAAGCTGGCCGAATCATTCGAAACCGCGAAGCTGTCGCTGCCCGTCGGCTTCCAGCCGCTGTGGGGTAGCACGCGGGTGGTCGGATGA
- a CDS encoding transglutaminase family protein: MSERTLDPAERNGAARRYRVAHRTTYRYSDEVTSSYGRAYLTPREFPGQRLLSHEVSIDPVPSDQSIGSDVYGNTTSYFHVTAEHRTLVVTGESLVEVDPPGDTAAGTASMPWESARPTAATGPLAVEFTLDLRPPEITPEVTAYAAESLTPGRPLLAAVAELNSRIHADFAYKSGSTTVSTKVADVFAARTGVCQDFARVGVACLRSHGLAARYVSGYLATDPPPGKERMVGADATHAWAAVWVPSADAHDRTGRWIDFDPTNDQFGDERYVTVAWGRDYADVPPLRGIIYTDAKESTITVSVDVSPVEV; this comes from the coding sequence ATGAGCGAACGCACGCTCGACCCGGCCGAGCGCAACGGTGCGGCCCGCCGGTATCGCGTCGCCCATCGCACCACCTACCGCTACTCCGACGAGGTCACCAGTTCCTACGGCCGCGCCTATCTGACGCCGCGGGAATTCCCTGGGCAACGGCTGCTTTCGCACGAGGTGTCGATCGATCCGGTGCCCTCGGACCAGTCCATCGGCTCGGACGTGTACGGCAACACCACGTCGTATTTCCATGTCACGGCCGAACATCGGACTCTGGTGGTGACCGGCGAATCGCTGGTCGAGGTCGACCCGCCGGGCGACACCGCGGCGGGCACGGCGAGCATGCCGTGGGAAAGCGCGCGGCCGACCGCGGCGACGGGACCGCTGGCCGTGGAGTTCACCCTCGACCTGCGGCCGCCCGAGATCACCCCGGAGGTCACGGCGTACGCGGCCGAATCGCTGACCCCCGGTCGCCCGCTGCTCGCGGCGGTGGCCGAGTTGAACAGCCGCATTCACGCGGACTTCGCGTACAAGTCGGGTTCGACCACGGTCTCCACCAAGGTCGCCGACGTGTTCGCGGCCCGAACGGGCGTCTGCCAGGACTTCGCCCGTGTAGGTGTGGCCTGTCTGCGCTCGCACGGCTTGGCCGCCCGCTACGTCTCGGGCTACCTGGCCACCGACCCGCCGCCCGGCAAGGAGCGCATGGTCGGCGCCGACGCCACCCACGCCTGGGCCGCCGTGTGGGTGCCGAGCGCCGACGCCCACGATCGAACCGGTCGGTGGATCGACTTCGACCCGACCAACGACCAATTCGGGGACGAACGCTATGTCACGGTGGCTTGGGGGCGCGATTACGCCGATGTGCCGCCGCTGCGTGGCATCATTTATACCGACGCCAAAGAGAGCACAATTACCGTCTCGGTCGACGTCTCTCCGGTGGAGGTGTGA